Below is a genomic region from Sinobacterium norvegicum.
GGCCTTATACTCGCTCACTCCAATGAGTCGGAATGGCAAGCTTTTAAGGGCAATAAAAATAATGAGGCCTTCATAGACAGGGTCTATATTGTTAAGGTGCCCTATTGCCTACGCACCAGTGAAGAGTCAGAAATCTACCGAAAGTTGCTGGCCAACAGTTCATTGACATCGGCTCCCTGCGCCCCCGACACCTTGTCTATGTTGGCGCAATTTACCGTGCTTTCCCGTATCAAAGAGCCAGAGAACTCCAATCTCTATTCGAAGATGAAGGTCTATGATGGACAAAATTTAAAAGACACCGACCCCAAGGCTAAATCTATTCAAGAATATCGTGATAATGCTGGTGTCGACGAAGGCATGGATGGTTTGTCGACGCGTTTCGCCTATAAGATCCTCTCCAAGGTTTTCAACTTTGACTCGACAGAAATATCAGCAAACCCCGTTCATTTACTCTATGTACTAGAACAACAAATAGAGCAGGAGCAATTTCAGCCAGAGCTGCGCGACCGCTACCTCCGCTTCATCAAAGAATTTTTAGCGCCGCGTTATGTGGAGTTTATCGGCAAGGAAATTCAAACAGCCTATCTAGAGTCTTACTCCGAATATGGTCAGAACATCTTCGATCGCTATGTCACCTATGCGGATTTTTGGATTCAGGATCAAGAATATCGCGACCCCGAAACCGGCGAGATTCTCAACCGTGTTGCGATCAATGAAGAACTAGAAAAAATCGAGAAGCCTGCAGGCATTTCTAACCCGAAAGACTTCCGCAACGAGGTGGTAAACTTTGTTCTCCGCGCCAAAGCGAACAACAACGGCAGCAACCCGTCATGGAATAGCTATGAGAAGCTACGCTCGGTAATAGAGAAAAAAATGTTTTCTAATACCGAGGACTTATTACCGGTCATCTCCTTTAACGCCAAGGCATCAAACCGAGATCAAAAAAAGCACAATGACTTTGTCGATCGCATGGTAGAACGGGGCTATACCGAGAAACAGGTCAGGCTGCTGTCTGAGTGGTATTTACGGGTCAGGAAATCGCAATAATACGAGGTGGTCTATGGGTTATATTATCGATCGACGCCTCAACGGTAGAAACAAAAGCACGGTAAATCGCCAGCGTTTTTTGAAACGTTACCGCGCCCATATCAAAAAAGCCGTTTCCGACGCCGTCACTAAACGCTCCATTACCGATATCGAAAAAGGTGAGCAGATAACTATTGCCGACAAAGACATCGGCGAACCTGTTTTTGGCCACGGCAATGGCGGTCGCCGTAGCGTGATTCACCCCGGCAACAAGGAATTTGTCGCCGGCGACCATATGCCACGACCGACGGGTGGTGCCGGTGGGGGGGCGGGGGAAGGCAGCGCCAGCAACCAGGGTGAAGGCGAGGATGATTTTGTTTTTCAAATCACCCAGGAGGAGTTTCTCGAATTCATGTTTGATGATCTCGAATTACCCAACCTGGTCAAACGACAGCTTGCTGGCTCAAAGTCTTTCACTCAAAAACGTGCTGGCTATAGCGCTGTTGGCACCCCGAACCAAATTAATATTGTACGCTCATTACGCAGTGCGCATGCCCGAAGAATCGCACTAGGCTCATCAACCAAGCGACAGATAAAAAAACTTAATCAACAATTAAAAGAGCTGAAAGAGCAGAGTGAAAATGATAGCGAGCAGGTAAAAATCTCTGATGAAATCATTCAATTAAAAGGCAAGCTGAAACGAATTCCTTTTATTGATGACTTCGATATTCGCTACAATCTTCATGTCAAAACACCGACCCCAAGTTCAAAGGCGGTGATGTTTTGCATCATGGATGTATCCGGTTCAATGAATCAAGCCACCAAGGACATGGCAAAGCGATTTTTCATCCTGCTTTACCTTTTTTTGCAACGAAATTACGATCACACAGAAGTGGTGTTTATACGACATCACACCAGCGCCAAAGAGGTTGACGAGCAGGAGTTCTTTTACAGCCGTGAAACTGGCGGCACGATAGTCTCCAGCGCGCTAGCATTGATGCAGGAAATCATTGAGGATCGCTATCCCACCAGTGATTGGAACATATACGGCGCCCAGGCCAGTGATGGGGACAATTGGAATGACGACTCCTCCACCTGCTACAACTTGTTGACAGAAAGCATAATGCCCCACGTGCAACACTATTCGTATATTGAAATAACCCCCCGTGAACACCAGGCTCTTTGGCGTGAGTACGAACAGGTTTCGGCACAATTTCCCGACACCTTTGCCATGGAGCAAATAATAAACAACTCAGATATCTACCCCGTATTTAGAGAGCTGTTCAAGCGACGCGTTGCCTAAACAGTACGCCAATGATTAGCCATGGAGCTGACAATGGATCGACAACCCATCTCTACTGATTCCGAATGGACATTCAGTCTCGTCCAACAATATGAAGAGGAAATCGGTAATATTGCCGCTGAGTTTGGCCTCGATACTTATGCCAATCAAATTGAGATCATCAGTTCAGAACAGATGATGGATGCATACGCCTCGCATGGTATGCCACTAGGCTACAGCCACTGGTCTTACGGCAAGCATTTCTTGGGCATTGAGAAAAACTACCAGCGCGGCCAAATGGGGCTGGCCTATGAAATAGTGATCAACTCCGACCCCTGTATCGCCTATTTAATGGAAGAAAACACCATGACTATGCAGGCGTTAGTTATCGCCCACGCCTGTTATGGCCACAACTCATTCTTCAAGGGCAATTACCTATTCAAAGCCTGGACCGATGCAAAATCCATTATTGATTATTTATTGTTTGCTAAAAACTATATAGCCAAATGCGAGCAGCGCTATGGCCTCGAAGAGGTCGAAAAGACGCTGGACTCTTGCCATGCGCTAATGAACTACGGCGTTGACCGATATCAGCGTCCAGATCCCATCTCTGCCGAGCTTGAAACGGAGCGTCAGCAACAGAGAGAAGCCGATCTACAGAAACAGGTTAACGACCTGTGGCGAACAATACCTCGCGGAGACGATGAGACCGACGAGACCAATCAACATTGTTTCCCCTCTGAACCACAGGAAAACCTGCTTTATTTTATGGAGAAAAACTCGCCGCTGCTGGAGTCTTGGCAGCGCGAAATTATTCGTATCGTACGCAAGATTGCCCAATACTTTTATCCCCAGCGCCAAACTCAAGTGATGAACGAGGGCTGGGCCTGTTTTTGGCATTACACCTTGATCTACGAGATGTATGACCGTGGACTCGTTAATGACGGCTTTATGTTTGAGTTTTTACAGTCGCACACCAGCGTCATCTTTCAGCCTGATTTCGACAGTCCATACTACAGCGGCATCAACCCCTATACGCTGGGCTTCCACATGATGATCGATATCCGTCGAATCTGCGAACATCCCACCGATGAAGACCGGGAATATTTCCCTGAATTTGCCGGCACTGATTGGCAAGAAACATTGCAATTTGCCATGCGTAACTTCAAAGATGAAAGCTTTATTCTTCAGTTTTTGTCGCCGAAGGTCATCCGCGATCTAAAACTGTTTTATGTGCTCGATGACGATCAGAGCAGCGAGATTGAAATTGCCGCCATCCATGAGGAACGGGGGTACAAGAAAATTCGTGAAACCCTGGCGAGCCAATACAACCTCGGCGACAGAGAGCCGAATATCCAAATCTACAATGTTGACACCAAAGGCGATCGAGCGCTCTACCTCCGTCATATGCAACACAATCGCATGCCGCTGGATCAAAATACTGATGACGTATTAAAACACCTGAGCCGACTGTGGGGCTTTGATGTTCACCTGATTACCTCGGATAGTAACCGCAACACCACAAAAGAGTTTCACTTCAGCCACGAACACGCCAAGACGTCTGCCTTTGTACCCTACTAATTACCGCTCAATTGGGTATTATTAGCACACTCTCAACTTATCGTGGTAACTGGCAATAATGGATATTTACAGCGTTGGTGGTGCCGTTCGCGACCGCCTACTTGGCTTCCCGGTGAAAGACCATGACTGGGTCATCGTCGGGGCAACCCCCGAGCAACTACTGACACAGGGTTTTAGCCAAGTCGGTAAAGATTTCCCTGTCTTTCTCCACCCCGAAACGAAAGAGGAGTACGCACTCGCACGTACAGAGAGAAAGCTGGGCAAAGGCTATGCCGGTTTTACCTGTTATGCCGCCGCCGATGTCACACTGGAGCAGGATTTGCTGCGCCGAGATTTAACCATTAATGCCATGGCCGAAGACGCTGACGGAAATATATATGACCCTTACAATGGCCAAACAGATTTAAGCGACAAGTTATTGCGCCATGTATCCGACGCTTTTTGTGAAGACCCTCTTAGAATATTACGTATCGCCCGCTTCCACGCCCGCTATGCTCATCTTGGCTTTTCCATCGCTGACGACACCATGGTTCTCCTGCAGTCGATGGTTACCACCGGCGAAGTTGAACACTTGGTCAGCGAACGCGTTTGGCAGGAAACTATCAGAGCATTATCAGAAAAATCACCGCAGATATACTTTCAGACCCTGCGAGAATGTGGCGCTCTCGCTGTCATTATGCCAGAGTTCGACGCATTATTTGGCGTACCGCAACCCGAGGCTCACCACCCTGAAATCGACACTGGCGTGCATGTATTGATGGCACTGGAGCAAGTCTGCGCACTCAGTGACGACCTCCCTCCGCGCTTTGCCATCCTCTGTCACGACTTCGGCAAGGGCAAAACCAAACCCGAAGATTGGCCACGCCATATTGCCCATGAAGCAACCGGGCTCAACCCTATCAAAAAGCTTTGCCAAAGACTTACCGTGCCCAATGAATATCGAGAACTGGCGCTCATCACTTGCGAATATCACACGCACATCCATCGTGCTGTGGAGCTGAAAGCCAAAACCGTGGTGAAAGTGCTTGATGCCACCGACGCATTCAGACGCCCCGAACGCTTCCAGCAATTTTTGCTAGCCTGTGAAGCCGATGCACGAGGTCGCCTAGGTCTTGAGCTGCGCCCTTACCCACAACGACTTTTTTTTCAACGCGCGCTCCTTCAGTGTCAAGAGGTCAAGGCCAAAGACTTTATTGCTCAAGGGCTGAAGGGCAAAGAGATCGCCACCGCAATCAGTGCCGAGAGAGTCAATAGAGTCGCCCAGATCGAGCGCCAGTAACCTGACTCGCAGCATCAGCCAAACTGCTTAATCAATAGGCTGATGCTGATAGCAATACACACTATAACGGTCAGGGCTCGAACAAAACCAGCCCCTTTACTGATCACCGTGGCGGCCCCAATTCTGCCGCCGGTAAAAGCACCGGCAGCCATCACCAAGCCAACCGTCCAAACCACATGACCACTGAAAACAAACACCGTGAGGGAGGCAATATTAGAGGTGAAGTTCAGTGCCTTTGCATGCCCTGTCGCTTTGACAAAATCCATACCTTTTAATCGAACAAAGGATATCGCGAAGAAGGTGCCTGTACCCGGGCCAAAAAAACCATCATAGAAACCGACTGCCGGTGCAGCAGAAGCAGAGAACTGTCTATCACTCAACTTAGCCTGCTCGCTTTTCTGCCCCAGCTCTTTGTTGAAAAAAGAATACAGCGCGATGGCAATCAGACCAATCGGCATCAGCGTGAGCAAAAACTGATTGTCAATTAATTGCACCACATAACTCCCGATGGCTGAGGCGACAAACACAGCGGCAACCATCCATTTAATCGTACGAATATCGACCACTTTTCGCCGCGAAAAGTGAATCGTCGCAGCCATCGAGGCGAAACTACCTTGCAGCTTATTTGTCGCCAAGGCAGCGATAGGAGGTACACCGGCAAAAACCAGTGCCGGTAATGTAAGCAGTCCGCCACCGCCTGCAACAGCATCAACAAAGCCGGCAAAGACTGCCACCAAAAATAACAACGCCAAAATTTCTAGTGCAATATCCATTACGTCTTACAGCCTGATAGATGCATCATTCAAATTAAAGCTCTTCTTCAGAACTCAGAATATCGGATATCCACCGCGTCTCATCAGACTCCTCGGTGGCTATTTTCACCGTCATCGTCAAAGGCACTGATAAGAACATACCAATAGGACCCAACAACCAGCCCCAGAATACCAATGAAAAGAACACGACCAGCGAGGACAATCCCAGACTTCGCCCCATCAACCGGGGCTCAACCATGTTGCCAACAATATTATTCACACCGAGGTAAACCAATACGATAATTAAAGCCGTATCGGGGCCGTGCTGTATAAGTCCTAACAACACCGCCGGTACGGCGGCAATAATAGAGCCAATATTGGGTACGAAATTGAGCAAAAAAGCCATGATTGCCCACATCACCGGATAATCAATATCCAGCAAATATAGGGCGAAGAACACCACCAAGCCGGTAATGAAACTCATTAATGATTTAATCACAATATAGCGATTGAGGGTGGATGAAAAATGCTCAAACCTGGCCATTGACTTCACTGGATCATCGGCAATGCGCATCACTTTCAATTTAAATGAGCCTAGTTCGAGTAGAATAAAGGCAACGGTAAGTAAAATTAAAAACGTATTCGTTAAGGTACCCAAGACACGATTAAACGTCGTGCCAACAAAACCCATGACGGCACTAAGATCAAATAAGCGTTTCATTTCTGCCGCATTTGCCTCGAGACCATAACCCGAAAGAAAGGCTGCTAAGTTACTACCGATATTGCTTAAACTGTGTTGGTATTGCGGTAAGTTCTTGCTAAAGCCATCCAGCGACGCCCCCATCATCGAGGAAACAAGTAAGCCAAAGGCAATGATTGTCATCAACACAATGATTAGCGATACGACCTGAGGCACCCTCTGGCGAGTTAAAAAAAACATTAATGGCGCACTAATTGCAGCAATAAATAGCGCAATAAGCAACGGCGCCACCACTGCCTCAGCGGTCTTAACGCCCGCTAAAACGATCACTAAAGCGGCCATCGCCAATAGTGCCCTTAAAGCGCTGTGATTAACAGGATCAATTGGCATAATGGATTTACTTCCAACACGTTGACAACAGAAGGTATAAAGGTACAGGATAGTAAAATAAAAACCAGAGCAACGTGGATGGCTCGCCTCCAATACAATGGATTTTTCAAACCTGGCCAGCAATAACCCAGCACAACACTTGGTTAATAGCGCTATATATTAAAAATATTCTTAGAATATAGAATATTTTCTTATTCTTACTAATTATTTGATCTATAACTAGTAAGTTGAATTAATATACCTGCTATAATTTTTGTTAATAAAATACAGTCAGAGTGACACTATGAAAACTGATGATGTTGATACCAGCAAATCTGAAGAAATTGAAGTCTTTCTTTTCACCACAGTTATTGCCGCCCCCTTCTTGGCAATTGCTATCGTAGGTGGTTTTGGCTTTGCCGTATGGTTCTCACAAATGATTTTTGGCCCACCAACGGTCTAAGAACAATGAATACAACGCTGGATAGGAGCCGTCGTTTTTTCATTTCTGGCGGTCTCGCTGACAACACTGCAAGCAACAAAGTAAGCAGCGAAACTACCTTACCTTGGTTAATCAGTCAGTCTGCTTTTGACGCTAACTGCACTCGCTGTGGCGACTGTTTAACAGCCTGTCCTGAAGATATTATTGTTAAAGATGACAATGGTTTTCCGACGATTAATTTCAGTCAATCTGGCTGCGATTTTTGTGGCGATTGCGCCGCCAGTTGTAAGCAAGATATTTTTTTAGCAGCTGAGAGTAGGACGACTGCAATGGCCTGGCAGCAAGACGCCCACATCAATGAAAACTGCCTCGCCTATCAGAATGTTATGTGTATGAGCTGCTTAGATAGCTGTGACGCGTCTGCGATCAGTTTCAACTATCAACACAAAATCGCCCGGCCTAGCATCAACATTTCGGCCTGTACTGGATGCGGCTTTTGCCAGAGCAGCTGTCCGACACATGCGATTTCAATCACGCCTATAGCCGCAGAGAATGCTACTTTGGAGCACTATGAACACGTTTGAGCAACACCTTCAAAAGCCATCGGATGAATGGCATATTGCGAGTTTGATTGTATCGGTAAAACCAGATTTTTTACCCAGCGTTCAACAAGTTTTCAATAACCATAATAATGCTTCTGTTGAAGCCGCCGACGACAAAGGCAAGTTAGTTGTTGTCATCGAGGCCGACAGCACTCAATCCTTGGCTCAAATTACCGATGAAATTCGATTGACCGAACACGTCATCGACTCACAATTGGTCTACCATCAGATAGCCGATAAAAACACCTTACACCAAGAAATAGACGACTTAGAAATCACTACAACCTCTGTGGAGCA
It encodes:
- a CDS encoding PrkA family serine protein kinase is translated as MSIFNHFQDRYSDNQQEEISLQEYLELCKETPKIYASAAERLLMAIGEPELIDTSQDPRFSRIFSNKVIKRYPVFDEFYGMEDAIEQLVSFFRHAAQGLEEKKQILYLLGPVGGGKSSLAEKLKSLIEKEPIYCIKDSPVFESPLGLFDPEEDGDILEAEYGIPLRYIKNIMSPWAVKRLHEYNGDLSQFKVIKIHPSRLDQVACAKTEPGDENNQDISALVGKVDIRKLEDYPQNDPDAYSYSGALCRANQGIMEFVEMFKAPIKVLHPLLTATQEGNYNSTEGLGAIPFDGLILAHSNESEWQAFKGNKNNEAFIDRVYIVKVPYCLRTSEESEIYRKLLANSSLTSAPCAPDTLSMLAQFTVLSRIKEPENSNLYSKMKVYDGQNLKDTDPKAKSIQEYRDNAGVDEGMDGLSTRFAYKILSKVFNFDSTEISANPVHLLYVLEQQIEQEQFQPELRDRYLRFIKEFLAPRYVEFIGKEIQTAYLESYSEYGQNIFDRYVTYADFWIQDQEYRDPETGEILNRVAINEELEKIEKPAGISNPKDFRNEVVNFVLRAKANNNGSNPSWNSYEKLRSVIEKKMFSNTEDLLPVISFNAKASNRDQKKHNDFVDRMVERGYTEKQVRLLSEWYLRVRKSQ
- a CDS encoding YeaH/YhbH family protein — its product is MGYIIDRRLNGRNKSTVNRQRFLKRYRAHIKKAVSDAVTKRSITDIEKGEQITIADKDIGEPVFGHGNGGRRSVIHPGNKEFVAGDHMPRPTGGAGGGAGEGSASNQGEGEDDFVFQITQEEFLEFMFDDLELPNLVKRQLAGSKSFTQKRAGYSAVGTPNQINIVRSLRSAHARRIALGSSTKRQIKKLNQQLKELKEQSENDSEQVKISDEIIQLKGKLKRIPFIDDFDIRYNLHVKTPTPSSKAVMFCIMDVSGSMNQATKDMAKRFFILLYLFLQRNYDHTEVVFIRHHTSAKEVDEQEFFYSRETGGTIVSSALALMQEIIEDRYPTSDWNIYGAQASDGDNWNDDSSTCYNLLTESIMPHVQHYSYIEITPREHQALWREYEQVSAQFPDTFAMEQIINNSDIYPVFRELFKRRVA
- a CDS encoding SpoVR family protein, which produces MDRQPISTDSEWTFSLVQQYEEEIGNIAAEFGLDTYANQIEIISSEQMMDAYASHGMPLGYSHWSYGKHFLGIEKNYQRGQMGLAYEIVINSDPCIAYLMEENTMTMQALVIAHACYGHNSFFKGNYLFKAWTDAKSIIDYLLFAKNYIAKCEQRYGLEEVEKTLDSCHALMNYGVDRYQRPDPISAELETERQQQREADLQKQVNDLWRTIPRGDDETDETNQHCFPSEPQENLLYFMEKNSPLLESWQREIIRIVRKIAQYFYPQRQTQVMNEGWACFWHYTLIYEMYDRGLVNDGFMFEFLQSHTSVIFQPDFDSPYYSGINPYTLGFHMMIDIRRICEHPTDEDREYFPEFAGTDWQETLQFAMRNFKDESFILQFLSPKVIRDLKLFYVLDDDQSSEIEIAAIHEERGYKKIRETLASQYNLGDREPNIQIYNVDTKGDRALYLRHMQHNRMPLDQNTDDVLKHLSRLWGFDVHLITSDSNRNTTKEFHFSHEHAKTSAFVPY
- a CDS encoding multifunctional CCA addition/repair protein, whose protein sequence is MDIYSVGGAVRDRLLGFPVKDHDWVIVGATPEQLLTQGFSQVGKDFPVFLHPETKEEYALARTERKLGKGYAGFTCYAAADVTLEQDLLRRDLTINAMAEDADGNIYDPYNGQTDLSDKLLRHVSDAFCEDPLRILRIARFHARYAHLGFSIADDTMVLLQSMVTTGEVEHLVSERVWQETIRALSEKSPQIYFQTLRECGALAVIMPEFDALFGVPQPEAHHPEIDTGVHVLMALEQVCALSDDLPPRFAILCHDFGKGKTKPEDWPRHIAHEATGLNPIKKLCQRLTVPNEYRELALITCEYHTHIHRAVELKAKTVVKVLDATDAFRRPERFQQFLLACEADARGRLGLELRPYPQRLFFQRALLQCQEVKAKDFIAQGLKGKEIATAISAERVNRVAQIERQ
- a CDS encoding TSUP family transporter codes for the protein MDIALEILALLFLVAVFAGFVDAVAGGGGLLTLPALVFAGVPPIAALATNKLQGSFASMAATIHFSRRKVVDIRTIKWMVAAVFVASAIGSYVVQLIDNQFLLTLMPIGLIAIALYSFFNKELGQKSEQAKLSDRQFSASAAPAVGFYDGFFGPGTGTFFAISFVRLKGMDFVKATGHAKALNFTSNIASLTVFVFSGHVVWTVGLVMAAGAFTGGRIGAATVISKGAGFVRALTVIVCIAISISLLIKQFG
- a CDS encoding AI-2E family transporter — encoded protein: MAALVIVLAGVKTAEAVVAPLLIALFIAAISAPLMFFLTRQRVPQVVSLIIVLMTIIAFGLLVSSMMGASLDGFSKNLPQYQHSLSNIGSNLAAFLSGYGLEANAAEMKRLFDLSAVMGFVGTTFNRVLGTLTNTFLILLTVAFILLELGSFKLKVMRIADDPVKSMARFEHFSSTLNRYIVIKSLMSFITGLVVFFALYLLDIDYPVMWAIMAFLLNFVPNIGSIIAAVPAVLLGLIQHGPDTALIIVLVYLGVNNIVGNMVEPRLMGRSLGLSSLVVFFSLVFWGWLLGPIGMFLSVPLTMTVKIATEESDETRWISDILSSEEEL
- a CDS encoding periplasmic nitrate reductase, NapE protein translates to MKTDDVDTSKSEEIEVFLFTTVIAAPFLAIAIVGGFGFAVWFSQMIFGPPTV
- the napF gene encoding ferredoxin-type protein NapF encodes the protein MNTTLDRSRRFFISGGLADNTASNKVSSETTLPWLISQSAFDANCTRCGDCLTACPEDIIVKDDNGFPTINFSQSGCDFCGDCAASCKQDIFLAAESRTTAMAWQQDAHINENCLAYQNVMCMSCLDSCDASAISFNYQHKIARPSINISACTGCGFCQSSCPTHAISITPIAAENATLEHYEHV
- a CDS encoding chaperone NapD → MNTFEQHLQKPSDEWHIASLIVSVKPDFLPSVQQVFNNHNNASVEAADDKGKLVVVIEADSTQSLAQITDEIRLTEHVIDSQLVYHQIADKNTLHQEIDDLEITTTSVEQL